The following are from one region of the Petrotoga mobilis SJ95 genome:
- a CDS encoding S-layer homology domain-containing protein gives MKKTLALFAVMVFVVSAFSLGFTDVGEDHWAYDYVMKLVEKGVIPVDEPTFRGYEPLTRSDAAVWMSRLVTYLENSPEIAKTSDLAYLEVKVDDLSKKVNNVESQFNSLNEQLQADDLLSDLQATYQDVKKTAYRAKNIGDALETDLLAVSQDVAGLKATVSQLEVTVEETKSLAEQNQMFVKALPSLSQKVASNEERIASLEEFKTSMTRQHLNLKYDTYDKIDELSSRVSTNEEQIASLSQDLAEVRTIAELNQMYVKALPDLAKKAASNEAKITELSQQVEAQNAEIQKAQDKTMLWLVAGLGVILGAVGIFMPQ, from the coding sequence ATGAAGAAAACGCTTGCTTTATTTGCAGTAATGGTATTTGTGGTGTCTGCTTTTTCACTTGGCTTCACCGACGTAGGAGAGGATCATTGGGCGTATGATTACGTTATGAAGCTGGTTGAAAAAGGTGTAATTCCTGTAGACGAACCAACATTTAGAGGCTATGAACCTTTGACAAGGTCGGATGCAGCAGTTTGGATGTCGAGGTTGGTAACTTATTTAGAAAACTCTCCTGAAATCGCAAAGACGAGCGATTTAGCCTATTTGGAAGTCAAAGTAGATGATCTTTCAAAGAAGGTAAATAACGTTGAAAGTCAGTTCAATTCATTGAATGAGCAGTTGCAAGCGGATGATCTTTTATCCGATCTGCAGGCAACATATCAAGATGTTAAAAAGACAGCCTATAGAGCCAAAAACATTGGTGATGCTTTAGAGACTGATCTGTTGGCAGTTAGTCAGGACGTAGCTGGTTTAAAAGCAACGGTTAGTCAATTAGAGGTAACGGTAGAAGAAACAAAGAGTTTAGCTGAACAAAATCAAATGTTTGTCAAAGCATTGCCTTCGCTTTCTCAGAAAGTAGCTTCAAACGAAGAAAGGATTGCTTCGCTTGAAGAATTCAAAACAAGTATGACTAGGCAACATTTGAATCTCAAATACGATACTTACGACAAGATCGACGAATTAAGTAGCAGGGTATCTACAAATGAAGAGCAAATCGCATCTTTGTCTCAAGATTTAGCAGAAGTAAGAACTATAGCTGAGCTAAATCAGATGTATGTTAAGGCTTTACCAGATTTAGCAAAAAAAGCTGCTTCTAACGAAGCAAAGATAACAGAGTTAAGTCAACAAGTTGAAGCTCAAAATGCAGAAATACAAAAAGCGCAAGATAAAACAATGTTATGGTTAGTAGCTGGTTTGGGAGTTATTTTAGGTGCCGTTGGTATCTTCATGCCTCAATAA
- the tyrS gene encoding tyrosine--tRNA ligase, with protein sequence MNPEDQLRIIQEDSVDFITPEDFLNKLREKGQLKVKLGVDPSRADLHLGHAVVLRKLKQFQELGHIVYLIIGDFTARIGDPSGRSKTRPLLSEDEVRENSKTYVEQAFRILHPDKTVVKFNSEWLSKLSFADIINLSSRYTVARMLERDDFSKRLKENQPISISEFLYPLAQAYDSIVIEADVELGGTDQLFNLLVGRKLQEEFGQSPQVVLTMPLIEGTDGYLKMSKSYDNYIAFNDSPQDIFGKVMSIPDHLIIKYMKYLTDTPKDKIKDIENQMKSEEVNPRDIKMVLAEEIVNLLYNKEEAEKAKQNFVSIFQKREMPEDLPEIQIKSGETILDIVSKTNVYDSNSEIKRAIMQGAIRINDEKIKDFKDVVDCDDGAILRVGKKSFFKIKKMK encoded by the coding sequence TTGAACCCTGAAGACCAACTTAGAATTATACAAGAAGATTCCGTAGATTTTATTACACCAGAAGATTTTTTGAACAAATTAAGAGAAAAAGGCCAATTAAAAGTTAAGTTGGGAGTGGATCCTTCTAGAGCTGATCTTCACTTAGGCCATGCTGTTGTTTTAAGAAAGTTAAAACAGTTTCAAGAGTTAGGTCATATAGTTTACTTAATAATCGGGGATTTCACGGCAAGAATAGGAGACCCTTCTGGAAGATCAAAAACGAGACCTTTACTTTCTGAAGATGAAGTCCGAGAAAATTCTAAGACATACGTTGAACAAGCTTTTAGAATTCTTCACCCGGATAAAACTGTGGTAAAATTTAACAGCGAATGGCTTTCCAAATTATCTTTTGCTGATATAATTAACCTATCATCAAGATACACAGTTGCCAGGATGCTTGAAAGAGATGATTTCAGTAAAAGGTTAAAAGAAAATCAGCCTATAAGTATATCTGAATTTTTGTATCCTTTAGCACAAGCGTATGATTCTATTGTTATTGAAGCTGATGTGGAACTTGGAGGTACAGACCAACTTTTCAATCTTTTAGTTGGAAGAAAGCTTCAAGAAGAGTTCGGTCAGTCCCCACAAGTGGTGCTTACAATGCCTTTGATTGAAGGAACAGATGGGTACCTAAAGATGAGTAAAAGTTACGACAATTATATAGCTTTTAACGATTCTCCACAAGATATTTTCGGTAAAGTTATGTCTATTCCTGATCATCTTATTATTAAGTATATGAAATATTTAACAGATACTCCAAAAGATAAAATAAAAGATATTGAAAATCAAATGAAGAGTGAAGAAGTGAATCCAAGAGATATTAAAATGGTTTTAGCAGAAGAAATAGTTAATTTGTTATATAATAAAGAAGAAGCAGAAAAAGCTAAACAAAACTTTGTCTCAATCTTCCAGAAAAGAGAAATGCCCGAAGATTTGCCAGAGATTCAAATTAAAAGTGGAGAAACGATTTTAGACATAGTTTCCAAGACCAACGTTTACGATAGCAACAGTGAAATAAAAAGGGCTATAATGCAAGGTGCCATTAGAATCAACGACGAAAAAATAAAGGATTTCAAAGATGTTGTTGATTGTGATGATGGAGCTATATTAAGAGTTGGGAAAAAGAGTTTTTTTAAAATAAAAAAGATGAAATAG
- the secG gene encoding preprotein translocase subunit SecG — translation MGFLGVLLIIIHIILALGVIYFALQRMQKNSELGGAFGAGGSATNFGREKGLDKTSKIALTFGILFMINCFLVTWIIA, via the coding sequence ATGGGTTTTCTAGGAGTCTTGCTTATAATTATTCATATCATTTTAGCTTTAGGAGTAATCTACTTTGCACTGCAAAGAATGCAAAAAAACAGTGAATTAGGTGGGGCATTTGGTGCAGGCGGTTCTGCCACCAATTTTGGAAGAGAAAAAGGGCTAGATAAAACCTCCAAAATTGCTCTAACTTTTGGCATACTTTTCATGATCAACTGTTTTTTGGTAACTTGGATAATAGCTTAA
- a CDS encoding LacI family DNA-binding transcriptional regulator, whose product MKEKKRNPNPTIKDVARLANVGIATVSRVLNNSEKVSEKTKEKVLEIIEELGYSPNINARTLSSKNINSLSFVTPDMGNEFYGIMYSLLEKKISRNNYRLIVFPLIDQISLEKIKQNTDLIYQTDGVFISSLSVSSIFHNRIPPKKIILIDSYDERFDSVYVDNYQVGKTAAQYLINNSPANSTFYLVTFKELNNEFTSFVFKKRDEGFLEVMEENNKKVKIIYSDLLWDGGYKAIGTLIKRRPRKYSSIFATCDMIGVGVKKYLEEMNMYPKKDYSLIAVDNLPISRLFQLTTIRQPISEMVEIAYEMFVSSMEGREKAEHYKLEAKIVERET is encoded by the coding sequence GTGAAAGAGAAAAAGAGAAATCCAAATCCCACTATTAAAGACGTAGCACGACTCGCCAACGTTGGAATAGCAACAGTTTCAAGGGTATTAAATAATTCCGAAAAGGTAAGCGAAAAGACAAAAGAGAAAGTTCTAGAAATCATAGAAGAGTTGGGATATTCTCCCAACATTAACGCTAGAACATTATCTTCAAAAAATATAAATTCTCTTTCTTTTGTAACACCAGACATGGGAAACGAATTTTATGGAATCATGTATTCTCTACTTGAAAAGAAAATTTCTCGAAATAATTATAGGTTGATTGTTTTTCCCCTCATAGATCAGATATCTCTGGAAAAGATTAAGCAAAATACTGATCTAATTTATCAAACCGATGGTGTGTTTATCTCTTCTCTTTCCGTTTCAAGTATTTTTCATAACAGAATTCCCCCTAAGAAAATAATATTGATCGATTCATATGATGAGAGATTCGATTCTGTTTACGTTGATAATTATCAAGTCGGGAAAACAGCCGCTCAATATCTCATAAATAATTCACCTGCAAATAGTACTTTCTATTTAGTTACTTTTAAGGAGCTCAACAATGAATTTACCTCTTTCGTCTTCAAAAAAAGAGACGAAGGTTTTTTAGAAGTTATGGAAGAGAACAATAAAAAGGTAAAGATTATATATAGCGATTTATTGTGGGATGGGGGGTATAAAGCGATTGGAACCCTTATAAAAAGGCGCCCCAGAAAATATTCATCCATTTTTGCAACATGTGACATGATTGGAGTAGGTGTCAAAAAATACTTGGAAGAAATGAATATGTATCCAAAAAAGGATTATTCATTGATAGCTGTTGACAATCTTCCTATTAGTAGGCTATTTCAATTAACAACGATTAGACAACCGATTAGCGAAATGGTCGAAATTGCTTATGAGATGTTCGTCTCTTCCATGGAAGGAAGAGAAAAAGCTGAACATTACAAATTGGAAGCCAAAATAGTAGAAAGAGAAACATAG
- the pulA gene encoding type I pullulanase yields MRKVGYFLLVFFLISLLLGCSAQADQATQTQALPEEVESTNPNNFVSLSEGKTAANFDAQTVLIVHYHRPDGDYEPWNLWIWPSKPVSKEGARYLFEGEDSFGKYAIVKFEEKHEELGFIVRTDSWEKDISMDRFVSIPESGVAEIWVLSGVENYYTDPKNLDLSPRVNAAIMDSFDEIKVSLTVPFDTKEWEGKVHFYQVDGSDPIAMDVSDVYKTDPTDISVTSNITIKLANPISSQDVDKLYKIDIEGYVSENYVIMRNILDEEVFHYYGNDLGAVYSPAKTDFKVWSPVSSEAKVLLFHDYLDEEPYKEIPMSKNDNGVWHATMNGDLKGQYYLYEFVSYGETRRTIDIYSTALAVNSAKSAIIDLNDTDPVGWNNDTRPVLKNPEDAIVYEIHVKDFTIDESSGVPEEYRGKYLGLTVDNTQSPTGVKTGLSHLKELGVTHVHIMPIQDAGSLDETKFDEQYGWGYDPLVYNVPEGIYSTDPYDPLKRINEVKTVVKTFHENGIRVVMDVVYNHTYQVGKNSPFDQTVPYFYYRTDQSGKYTNGSGVGNEVATERFMVRKYIVDSLKYWVDEYHVDGFRFDLLGLFDKETVKTISEELHALLPDVLLYGEPWTGGGQITFGKGDQKGLEVAVFNDDVRDAIRGSVFEPEVKGFGLGAAGQQTKIKRGVVGSIEYDSTIRSWAQDPQETMNYVSNHDNHTLWDKNALALGVKPWEEELDPQTLETLKASQKFSNAMILTMQGVPFLHGGVDFARTKNGNHNPYNVLEPNVYDWNRKSEFYDIFEYYQGMIELRKAHPAFRMTNSEDIIAHIEFFELPKEYRKTVAFIIKDNANNDPWKNIVVVYNAEPESSVQITLPEGEWNLVVNENTAGTETLNVVEGTIEVSPLSAYVLYQN; encoded by the coding sequence ATGAGGAAAGTAGGTTACTTTTTGCTAGTATTCTTCTTAATTTCTTTGTTGTTAGGTTGTTCCGCGCAAGCAGATCAAGCCACACAAACTCAAGCTTTGCCTGAAGAGGTTGAAAGTACAAATCCTAACAATTTTGTAAGCCTTTCTGAAGGGAAAACCGCTGCTAACTTTGACGCACAGACCGTTTTGATCGTACACTATCACAGACCTGATGGTGATTATGAACCTTGGAATCTTTGGATTTGGCCAAGTAAACCTGTTTCCAAAGAAGGCGCTAGATATTTATTTGAAGGTGAGGATAGTTTTGGTAAGTATGCGATTGTCAAATTTGAGGAAAAACATGAGGAGTTGGGGTTCATTGTAAGAACAGATAGTTGGGAAAAAGATATTTCAATGGATAGATTCGTGAGTATACCTGAAAGCGGAGTTGCTGAAATATGGGTCTTATCTGGAGTAGAGAATTACTATACCGATCCTAAAAACCTTGACTTAAGTCCCCGAGTAAATGCAGCTATCATGGATTCTTTCGATGAAATAAAGGTTAGTCTAACGGTACCCTTTGATACAAAAGAGTGGGAAGGAAAAGTCCACTTTTATCAGGTCGATGGTTCTGATCCTATTGCCATGGATGTATCAGATGTTTATAAAACCGATCCCACCGATATTTCTGTTACCTCAAATATTACAATAAAACTAGCTAATCCAATATCTTCCCAGGATGTGGATAAATTGTATAAAATAGATATAGAAGGATATGTATCAGAAAATTATGTGATTATGCGTAATATTTTAGATGAGGAAGTTTTTCATTACTATGGGAACGATTTAGGAGCGGTTTATTCTCCAGCTAAAACAGATTTTAAAGTATGGTCCCCAGTATCCTCAGAAGCAAAGGTACTACTTTTCCATGATTATTTGGATGAAGAACCATATAAAGAAATTCCCATGTCAAAAAACGATAACGGAGTTTGGCATGCCACTATGAACGGTGATTTAAAAGGGCAATATTATCTATATGAGTTCGTATCTTATGGCGAAACAAGAAGAACAATAGATATTTATTCCACAGCTCTTGCCGTCAATTCCGCGAAATCAGCTATTATAGATTTGAATGATACAGACCCAGTAGGTTGGAATAACGATACAAGACCTGTTCTTAAAAATCCTGAAGATGCAATTGTTTATGAAATTCATGTAAAAGATTTTACAATAGATGAAAGCTCTGGAGTTCCAGAAGAGTACAGGGGTAAATATCTTGGATTGACTGTAGACAATACACAATCCCCCACAGGTGTGAAAACAGGATTATCACACCTAAAGGAACTTGGAGTTACTCACGTTCACATTATGCCTATTCAAGATGCTGGTTCTTTAGATGAAACTAAATTCGATGAGCAATACGGTTGGGGATACGATCCCTTAGTGTACAATGTTCCAGAAGGTATTTATTCGACAGATCCATACGATCCATTAAAGAGAATAAATGAAGTGAAAACCGTAGTCAAAACTTTTCACGAAAACGGTATAAGGGTTGTGATGGATGTTGTGTACAACCATACATACCAAGTCGGAAAGAATTCACCTTTCGATCAAACAGTTCCTTACTTCTATTACCGTACTGATCAATCTGGGAAATATACAAATGGATCTGGAGTGGGGAACGAAGTAGCCACGGAAAGGTTCATGGTGAGAAAATACATAGTAGATAGTTTAAAGTATTGGGTCGATGAGTATCATGTTGATGGATTCAGATTCGATTTATTAGGTTTATTTGACAAAGAAACGGTAAAAACAATATCAGAAGAATTACATGCCCTACTACCAGACGTACTTTTGTATGGAGAACCATGGACTGGTGGCGGTCAAATAACGTTTGGCAAAGGAGACCAAAAAGGTTTAGAGGTAGCTGTATTCAACGATGATGTTAGAGACGCTATTAGGGGAAGCGTATTTGAACCTGAGGTCAAAGGTTTTGGATTAGGGGCTGCAGGACAACAAACAAAGATAAAAAGAGGTGTTGTCGGATCTATTGAATACGACAGCACAATAAGATCATGGGCACAAGACCCACAAGAAACTATGAACTACGTTTCCAACCATGATAACCATACCTTATGGGATAAAAATGCACTTGCTCTCGGTGTAAAACCGTGGGAAGAAGAGTTAGACCCACAAACTTTAGAAACCTTAAAAGCCTCTCAAAAATTCTCCAATGCAATGATCTTAACGATGCAGGGTGTACCCTTCTTACACGGTGGGGTGGATTTTGCAAGGACTAAGAACGGTAATCATAACCCATACAATGTTTTAGAACCAAACGTATACGACTGGAACAGGAAAAGCGAATTTTACGATATATTTGAGTATTACCAAGGTATGATAGAATTAAGAAAAGCTCATCCTGCTTTTAGAATGACCAATAGTGAAGATATAATAGCTCACATTGAATTTTTCGAACTACCTAAAGAATATAGAAAAACCGTTGCTTTTATCATAAAAGATAATGCAAACAACGATCCATGGAAAAATATTGTGGTTGTCTACAATGCAGAACCAGAATCTTCTGTTCAAATCACACTACCTGAAGGCGAATGGAATTTAGTTGTAAATGAAAACACAGCTGGTACCGAAACACTGAATGTAGTGGAAGGAACAATCGAAGTGTCACCTTTATCCGCTTACGTTTTATATCAAAACTAA
- a CDS encoding RnfABCDGE type electron transport complex subunit D translates to MASGFFQKQVMMRRVLYSLIPVYAFAFYMYGWRLIFLSIFVYGFGILTEYIMEKRQKRQVSEAVLVTSTLFVLSLPPATPWWIASIGIIFGVLFAKEVYGGFGRNIFNPAIAGRLFIYITFPNIMTQSWLQPGNFGRATSDILTSATPLQVLANGESFGLFELFFGLRSGSMGEGPIFLILIAAIYLIATKTASWKIMLSTFLSASILTGLFSLIGVQEASYPLEFLLAGSFMFVTVFMATDPVTAPKNETSKWFYGIIIGVTAILIRTFSLFPEGTSFGVLMGNTFAALLDTAFATKKVKA, encoded by the coding sequence GTGGCATCAGGCTTTTTCCAAAAACAGGTTATGATGAGAAGAGTACTGTACTCACTGATACCTGTCTACGCTTTTGCTTTTTACATGTACGGATGGAGATTGATTTTTCTATCTATATTTGTTTATGGTTTTGGGATTTTGACAGAGTACATTATGGAAAAAAGACAAAAACGTCAAGTTAGCGAAGCTGTATTAGTCACCAGTACTTTATTCGTCTTATCCCTTCCTCCTGCAACGCCTTGGTGGATCGCCAGTATTGGGATTATTTTTGGTGTTTTATTTGCAAAAGAAGTTTATGGGGGTTTTGGAAGAAATATTTTTAATCCAGCCATTGCTGGTAGACTTTTTATTTACATAACCTTTCCAAATATTATGACCCAATCATGGCTTCAACCGGGAAATTTTGGGAGAGCGACATCTGATATCTTAACCTCAGCAACACCTCTACAAGTTTTAGCAAATGGTGAAAGTTTCGGCTTGTTTGAATTATTTTTTGGACTCAGATCAGGTTCAATGGGAGAAGGTCCTATATTTCTAATACTTATCGCTGCAATTTATCTCATCGCCACAAAAACCGCTAGTTGGAAAATTATGTTATCCACATTCTTGAGTGCTTCTATATTGACAGGCCTTTTTTCTTTAATAGGCGTACAGGAAGCCTCCTATCCTTTAGAATTCTTGCTAGCAGGAAGTTTCATGTTTGTCACCGTTTTTATGGCAACAGATCCTGTAACTGCACCAAAAAATGAAACTTCTAAATGGTTTTATGGAATTATAATAGGAGTTACGGCTATACTTATCAGAACGTTTTCTCTTTTCCCAGAAGGTACGAGTTTTGGAGTGTTAATGGGTAACACCTTTGCTGCTTTGTTGGATACAGCTTTTGCTACAAAGAAGGTGAAAGCATGA
- a CDS encoding FMN-binding protein has translation MKREGRVYTIIFTFIISFVFVFVLAVANELTKDTVARNQELFQIKAILSAMGISYESDEEAFQKYNSMVSTESINGSQLYTAEVNGQNVYATIFTGSGLWGTITGVLAVNEDVSRIVGIDFISQNETPGLGGRIEEDWFKRQFSGLKIIDSQIRVVTGQGSGDYDYENGQVDAITGATRTSESIERIVNETIANLKDILGVNS, from the coding sequence ATGAAAAGGGAAGGTAGAGTTTATACCATTATATTCACATTTATTATTTCTTTTGTGTTTGTTTTCGTTTTGGCAGTAGCAAATGAACTAACAAAAGATACGGTAGCAAGGAATCAAGAATTGTTCCAAATTAAAGCAATATTATCTGCAATGGGTATATCTTATGAAAGTGATGAAGAAGCCTTTCAAAAATACAACTCTATGGTTTCAACTGAATCTATTAATGGCTCTCAACTATACACTGCCGAAGTAAACGGACAAAATGTCTATGCTACCATCTTCACTGGTAGTGGACTATGGGGCACTATCACGGGTGTCTTAGCTGTGAACGAAGATGTTTCTAGAATTGTTGGCATTGATTTTATATCTCAAAACGAAACACCTGGATTGGGAGGAAGGATAGAAGAAGATTGGTTCAAAAGGCAGTTTTCCGGTCTTAAAATTATAGACAGTCAAATAAGAGTAGTAACTGGGCAAGGTTCCGGGGACTACGACTACGAAAACGGACAAGTTGATGCAATAACCGGTGCAACAAGAACTTCTGAGTCTATTGAAAGAATTGTAAACGAGACGATTGCAAATTTGAAAGATATTCTGGGGGTGAATAGTTAA
- a CDS encoding NADH:ubiquinone reductase (Na(+)-transporting) subunit D — MAQKSWIEIAKDNLWYNNPVFIQILGICSTLAVTNTLINTSIMTLGVVFVTGLSALTVSLLKSFIPRKVRMIAQTLIISFYVIIVDIVLRAYVPDVSRALGPYVGLIITNCIIMGRTEAFAQSNPPLLSLWDGLTSGIGYMYVLLMVAFVRELLGFGTVFGFQVLPDNFVNWTIMVMPPSAFFMLAIFIWILKGYQFRKEVKK; from the coding sequence ATGGCTCAGAAAAGTTGGATAGAAATTGCTAAAGATAATTTATGGTATAACAATCCTGTATTCATCCAAATACTCGGAATATGTTCCACATTAGCGGTAACTAACACTTTAATAAACACATCCATTATGACTCTGGGAGTCGTTTTTGTGACAGGCTTATCGGCGTTGACGGTTTCTTTGTTAAAATCTTTCATTCCTAGGAAAGTCAGAATGATAGCCCAAACTTTGATAATATCTTTTTATGTTATAATTGTTGATATCGTTCTACGGGCTTATGTACCTGATGTCAGTAGAGCCTTGGGACCTTACGTAGGTTTGATCATAACTAATTGTATAATAATGGGAAGAACAGAAGCTTTTGCTCAATCTAACCCTCCATTACTTTCTCTGTGGGATGGTTTAACTAGTGGAATAGGGTATATGTATGTTCTTTTGATGGTTGCATTTGTGAGGGAGTTATTGGGCTTTGGAACAGTTTTTGGATTTCAAGTATTACCAGATAACTTTGTAAATTGGACTATAATGGTTATGCCTCCAAGTGCCTTCTTTATGTTAGCTATTTTTATATGGATACTCAAAGGTTACCAGTTTAGAAAGGAGGTTAAAAAATAA
- a CDS encoding NADH:ubiquinone reductase (Na(+)-transporting) subunit E — MSPDVGLISLFFASIFTSNILLANFLGMCSFISVSKDFTSSNGLGLAVTFVMTITTAINWLVYHYLLIPFGLEYLRYIVFIIVIAAIVQISEMVIERMSTNLYMSLGIFLPLITVNCAILGVALFMQIRNYNFLQSVIFGLGSGLGWWLAIISLAAIRKKVDKSPVPGPLKGPGITLITIGLMAMAFMGFSGMLNVQ, encoded by the coding sequence ATGTCCCCTGACGTAGGTTTGATATCTTTATTCTTTGCTTCTATTTTTACAAGCAACATACTTCTTGCAAATTTTTTAGGAATGTGTTCCTTTATATCGGTTTCAAAGGATTTCACTTCTTCTAATGGGTTGGGTCTTGCAGTAACCTTTGTTATGACTATAACTACCGCAATTAATTGGCTTGTATACCATTATTTGTTGATTCCTTTCGGTTTAGAATATCTTAGATACATAGTGTTCATAATAGTTATTGCCGCAATAGTTCAGATATCAGAAATGGTTATAGAGAGGATGTCAACTAATTTGTACATGAGCTTAGGTATTTTTCTTCCATTGATCACTGTTAATTGTGCTATACTGGGTGTAGCTCTTTTTATGCAGATTAGAAATTATAATTTCCTTCAATCAGTTATATTTGGACTTGGTTCAGGCTTAGGTTGGTGGTTAGCAATCATATCACTAGCCGCAATAAGAAAAAAGGTTGATAAATCTCCCGTACCGGGACCGTTAAAAGGACCTGGAATTACCTTAATCACGATTGGACTTATGGCGATGGCTTTTATGGGATTTTCCGGTATGCTAAACGTACAGTGA
- a CDS encoding NADH:ubiquinone reductase (Na(+)-transporting) subunit F — MNAILVASFIIGGLSAVLAAMIVVVDSVVNNYGEVKIDINNGKKELKVNGGAPLLTTLSEQGIFIPSACGGRGSCGACKVKVLSDIGPILPTEAPLLDEEEMKQNIRLSCQVKVKSDIAIEIPEELFSAKIFKGVVEKINDLTYDIKEVKIKLVEPNEIEFKAGQYMQLVIPPYEKINEYTQRAYSIASSPSQKDSIEFFIRLVPGGIATTYVHKYLKENDQMELVGPFGEFYMRDTDADMICVAGGSGLAPIKSIVADMFEREITNRNVWLFFGARSLKDLYYLDFFQDMEKKWDRFHFVPALSEPQPEDNWKGETGLITDVLGKYFKEKMDQNTQKEGYLCGSPGMINACVKVMTANGISEDKIYYDKFA; from the coding sequence GTGAACGCAATTTTAGTTGCTTCATTTATAATAGGTGGATTGAGTGCGGTTTTAGCTGCTATGATTGTGGTTGTTGATAGCGTAGTTAACAATTATGGTGAAGTTAAGATCGATATCAATAATGGAAAAAAGGAGTTAAAGGTAAATGGAGGCGCTCCACTACTTACTACTCTTTCCGAGCAAGGCATCTTTATCCCTTCAGCATGTGGTGGTAGGGGAAGTTGTGGGGCATGCAAGGTAAAAGTTTTATCAGATATAGGACCAATTTTACCCACGGAAGCGCCACTTTTAGACGAGGAAGAAATGAAACAAAATATAAGATTATCATGTCAAGTGAAAGTAAAATCTGACATAGCGATAGAAATTCCAGAAGAGTTATTTTCTGCAAAAATTTTTAAAGGTGTGGTTGAAAAAATAAATGATTTGACATATGATATAAAAGAAGTTAAAATTAAACTTGTCGAGCCCAATGAAATCGAGTTTAAAGCTGGACAGTATATGCAATTGGTTATACCTCCCTACGAGAAAATAAACGAATATACACAAAGGGCATATTCCATTGCATCGTCGCCAAGTCAAAAAGATTCCATAGAATTTTTTATCAGACTTGTTCCAGGTGGAATTGCGACAACTTATGTTCACAAATATCTAAAAGAAAATGATCAAATGGAATTGGTTGGTCCTTTCGGTGAATTTTATATGAGAGATACGGATGCAGATATGATATGTGTTGCAGGAGGTTCAGGGTTAGCTCCGATAAAATCTATCGTTGCAGATATGTTCGAAAGGGAAATAACCAACAGAAACGTCTGGTTGTTTTTCGGGGCAAGAAGCTTGAAAGATCTTTATTATCTGGATTTCTTTCAAGACATGGAAAAGAAATGGGACAGATTCCATTTTGTTCCTGCACTTTCAGAACCACAACCTGAAGATAATTGGAAAGGAGAAACGGGACTTATAACAGATGTATTGGGAAAATATTTTAAAGAAAAAATGGACCAAAATACCCAAAAGGAAGGATATTTATGTGGAAGCCCCGGTATGATAAATGCCTGTGTTAAAGTAATGACAGCGAACGGCATATCCGAGGATAAAATATATTATGACAAGTTCGCGTAA